The following proteins are encoded in a genomic region of Shinella zoogloeoides:
- the gpt gene encoding xanthine phosphoribosyltransferase yields the protein MSLPDKAFPVSWDQFHRDARALAWRLADGDREWKAIVCITRGGLVPAAVISRELNIRLIETVCVASYHDYVSQGDMHVLKGISPELTEQGGEGILIVDDLTDTGKTAAQVRAMLPKAHFAAVYAKPKGRPLVDTFVTEVSQDTWIYFPWDMGFTYQEPIAKGSRG from the coding sequence ATGTCGCTGCCCGACAAAGCCTTCCCCGTTTCCTGGGATCAGTTTCACCGCGACGCGCGCGCGCTCGCCTGGCGGCTGGCGGACGGAGACCGCGAATGGAAGGCGATCGTCTGCATCACCCGCGGCGGCCTCGTGCCGGCGGCGGTCATCTCGCGCGAACTGAACATCCGCCTGATCGAGACGGTCTGCGTCGCCTCCTACCACGATTATGTCTCGCAGGGCGACATGCACGTCCTCAAGGGAATCTCGCCGGAGCTCACCGAGCAGGGCGGCGAAGGCATCCTCATCGTCGACGACCTGACGGATACCGGCAAGACCGCCGCGCAGGTCCGCGCCATGCTGCCGAAAGCGCATTTCGCCGCCGTCTACGCCAAGCCCAAGGGCCGTCCGCTGGTCGACACCTTCGTCACCGAAGTCAGCCAGGACACCTGGATCTATTTCCCCTGGGACATGGGCTTCACCTACCAGGAGCCGATCGCCAAGGGCAGCCGCGGCTGA
- a CDS encoding universal stress protein — protein MSYKTIVAVLSAAEDAGKVTDHALALARRTGGHVVGIHAESPVVVTLIAPMEYPDPSAVLDLQERARRQSREVEQAFRSRCERDDISYEWRLFTGTAGYASAGVIDSARGADIVIAGQFDPDADGPAQEDIEDLLYESGRPVYLVSNAPAGPEPIDRVLLAWNGSKESARAAFDALPFLTAAKEVEIFTVDPPENSMQSREFCGAELAATLARHGIKTTVASRGSERHSVAETVNHRATEIGAGLIVMGAYSHSRLRQRLFGGVTSAMMRHARVPVLMSR, from the coding sequence ATGAGCTACAAGACCATCGTGGCGGTGCTGAGCGCCGCGGAGGATGCCGGCAAGGTGACGGACCACGCGCTCGCGCTCGCGCGCCGCACCGGCGGGCATGTCGTCGGCATTCACGCGGAATCGCCGGTCGTGGTCACGTTGATCGCGCCCATGGAATATCCCGATCCGAGCGCCGTCCTCGACCTGCAGGAACGCGCCCGCCGGCAATCGCGCGAGGTCGAGCAGGCCTTCCGCTCGCGCTGCGAGCGCGATGACATCTCCTATGAATGGCGCCTCTTCACCGGCACCGCCGGCTATGCCTCGGCCGGCGTCATCGACAGCGCGCGCGGCGCCGACATCGTCATCGCCGGGCAGTTCGACCCGGACGCCGACGGCCCGGCGCAGGAGGATATCGAGGACCTGCTCTACGAGAGCGGCCGCCCGGTCTATCTCGTCTCCAATGCGCCGGCCGGCCCCGAACCGATCGACCGGGTGCTGCTCGCCTGGAACGGCTCGAAGGAATCGGCGCGCGCCGCCTTCGACGCCCTGCCCTTCCTGACGGCGGCGAAGGAGGTCGAGATCTTCACCGTCGATCCGCCGGAGAACTCCATGCAGTCGCGCGAGTTCTGCGGCGCCGAACTTGCGGCGACGCTCGCCCGGCACGGCATCAAGACCACCGTCGCCTCGCGCGGATCGGAGCGGCATTCCGTCGCCGAGACCGTCAACCACCGTGCGACGGAGATCGGCGCGGGCCTCATCGTCATGGGCGCCTACAGCCATTCGCGGCTGCGCCAGCGCCTCTTCGGCGGCGTCACCAGCGCCATGATGCGCCACGCCCGCGTGCCGGTGCTGATGTCCCGCTGA
- a CDS encoding competence/damage-inducible protein A — MSSSPAATAAMLAIGDELLSGRTKDKNIGQLADMLFLAGIDLKEVRIVGDDEDAIVEALNALRARHTYVFTSGGIGPTHDDITADAVSKAFGVPCLHDPLAMELLGAMYARRGVEFNEARKRMARMPEGSVHIENAVSTAPGFHIGNVYVMAGVPQVFTAMLGTVVPKLEGGRPMLQRSVASPFGEGDIGSALAEIQKNHPETSIGSYPRFSENRFSTEIVIRSREESPALAAERDILAMIAEIAAAKAGV, encoded by the coding sequence ATGAGTTCCAGCCCCGCCGCCACCGCCGCCATGCTCGCCATCGGCGACGAACTCCTTTCCGGGCGCACCAAGGACAAGAATATCGGCCAGCTCGCCGACATGCTCTTCCTCGCCGGCATCGACCTCAAGGAAGTGCGCATCGTCGGCGACGACGAAGACGCGATCGTCGAGGCGCTGAATGCGCTGCGCGCCCGCCATACCTATGTCTTCACCTCCGGCGGCATCGGCCCGACCCATGACGACATCACCGCGGACGCCGTCTCCAAGGCGTTCGGCGTGCCGTGCCTGCACGATCCGCTGGCGATGGAGCTGCTCGGCGCGATGTATGCGCGGCGCGGCGTCGAGTTCAACGAGGCCCGCAAGCGCATGGCGCGCATGCCCGAGGGCTCCGTCCATATCGAGAATGCCGTTTCCACGGCGCCGGGCTTCCATATCGGCAATGTCTATGTGATGGCGGGCGTGCCGCAGGTCTTCACCGCGATGCTCGGCACCGTCGTGCCGAAGCTCGAGGGCGGGCGGCCCATGCTCCAGCGTTCCGTCGCCTCGCCCTTCGGCGAGGGAGATATCGGCAGCGCGCTCGCCGAGATCCAGAAGAACCATCCGGAGACCAGCATCGGCTCCTATCCGCGCTTTTCGGAAAACCGCTTCTCGACGGAAATCGTCATCCGCAGCCGCGAGGAATCTCCGGCGCTTGCGGCCGAACGTGATATACTTGCGATGATTGCAGAAATCGCCGCGGCCAAGGCGGGCGTTTGA
- the wrbA gene encoding NAD(P)H:quinone oxidoreductase type IV → MAKVLVLYYSAYGHIEAMAYAAAEGAKSAGADVTVKRVPELVPEEVAKASYYKMDQKAEIATVAELENYDAIIVGAGTRFGTVASQMRNFWDQTGGLWAQGKLVGKVGSVFTSSATQHGGQESTILGFIPTLLHHGLAVVGLPYAFQGQMGVDAVKGGSPYGASTITDGDGSRQPSEVELDAARFQGAHVAKIAAKLSA, encoded by the coding sequence ATGGCGAAAGTTCTGGTTCTTTACTATTCGGCCTACGGGCACATCGAAGCCATGGCCTATGCTGCGGCGGAAGGCGCGAAGTCGGCCGGTGCCGACGTGACCGTCAAGCGCGTCCCGGAACTGGTTCCGGAAGAGGTTGCCAAGGCTTCCTACTACAAGATGGACCAGAAGGCCGAGATCGCCACCGTGGCCGAACTCGAAAACTACGACGCCATCATCGTCGGCGCCGGCACGCGCTTCGGCACGGTCGCCTCGCAGATGCGCAATTTCTGGGACCAGACGGGCGGCCTTTGGGCGCAGGGCAAGCTGGTCGGCAAGGTCGGCTCGGTCTTCACCTCCTCGGCGACCCAGCACGGCGGCCAGGAATCCACCATCCTCGGCTTCATCCCCACGCTGCTGCACCACGGCCTTGCCGTCGTCGGCCTGCCCTATGCCTTCCAGGGCCAGATGGGCGTCGATGCCGTCAAGGGCGGCTCGCCCTACGGCGCTTCGACGATCACCGACGGCGACGGCTCGCGCCAGCCTTCGGAAGTCGAACTGGATGCCGCCCGCTTCCAGGGCGCGCATGTCGCCAAGATCGCGGCAAAGCTTTCGGCCTGA
- a CDS encoding HigA family addiction module antitoxin, which produces MTSILPPVHPGEILREDYLLPLGMSAGALARKLGVPRTRIERLATEQSPVTTDTALRLAKFFKTTPQFWLNLQTSYDIKITLPALRDELASIPEIESRDTPVAA; this is translated from the coding sequence ATGACCAGCATCCTGCCTCCGGTCCATCCCGGCGAAATCCTTCGGGAGGACTATCTGCTGCCCCTCGGCATGAGCGCCGGCGCCCTTGCCCGAAAGCTCGGGGTTCCGCGCACACGCATCGAACGGCTGGCAACGGAGCAGTCGCCGGTCACGACGGACACGGCCCTCCGCCTTGCCAAATTCTTCAAGACCACGCCCCAGTTCTGGTTGAACCTGCAGACCAGTTACGACATCAAGATCACCCTGCCGGCCCTCAGGGACGAACTGGCTTCCATTCCCGAGATCGAAAGCCGGGACACTCCGGTAGCGGCTTGA
- a CDS encoding type II toxin-antitoxin system RelE/ParE family toxin produces the protein MIRSYKDSRTEAVAIGNIPKGFPADLSRSAIRKLTMIENAATLDDLRSPPGNRLEALRGDRKGQHSIRINDQWRICFVWSDGGAEAVEIVDYH, from the coding sequence ATGATCCGTTCCTACAAAGATTCGAGAACGGAAGCCGTAGCGATCGGCAATATTCCGAAGGGATTTCCGGCGGATCTTTCCAGATCCGCGATCCGCAAGCTGACGATGATCGAGAACGCAGCAACGCTGGACGACCTTCGAAGCCCTCCCGGCAACCGCCTGGAGGCCCTGAGGGGTGACCGCAAAGGCCAGCATTCGATTCGCATCAACGACCAATGGCGCATCTGCTTCGTCTGGTCCGACGGTGGCGCCGAGGCCGTCGAGATCGTCGACTATCACTGA
- a CDS encoding inorganic phosphate transporter has product MDATLALPLLVGLVGIALVFDFLNGLHDAANSIATIVSTRVLRPQYAVLWAAFFNFIAFLFFGLHVAETLGKGIIDPSIVSPLVIFSALMGAIIWNVVTWVFGIPSSSSHALIGGLVGAGLAKTGFDAVVWSGLIKTASAIFLSPAIGFFLALILILIVSWIFVRQTPFAVDRTFRVMQFLSASLYSLGHGGNDAQKTMGIIAVLLYSQGYLGGDFYVPFWVVITCQSAMALGTLMGGWRIVHTMGSKITRLNPMQGFCAETGGAITLFAATWLGIPVSTTHTITGAIIGVGAARRVSAVRWGIAGNIVIAWIVTLPSAAAISALFYFAVNAVSG; this is encoded by the coding sequence ATGGACGCCACGCTCGCCCTTCCGCTGCTGGTCGGCCTCGTCGGCATCGCGCTCGTCTTCGACTTCCTGAACGGCCTGCACGACGCGGCGAATTCCATCGCTACGATCGTCTCCACCCGCGTGCTGCGCCCGCAATACGCTGTCCTGTGGGCGGCCTTCTTCAACTTCATCGCCTTCCTGTTCTTCGGCCTGCATGTCGCCGAGACGCTGGGCAAGGGCATCATCGATCCTTCCATCGTCAGCCCGCTGGTCATCTTCTCGGCGCTGATGGGGGCGATCATCTGGAACGTCGTCACCTGGGTCTTCGGCATCCCGTCGAGCTCCTCGCATGCGCTGATCGGCGGCCTCGTCGGCGCGGGCCTCGCCAAGACCGGCTTCGACGCCGTCGTGTGGAGCGGCCTCATCAAGACGGCGAGCGCCATCTTCCTGTCGCCGGCCATCGGCTTCTTCCTGGCGCTGATCCTCATCCTGATCGTCTCGTGGATCTTCGTGCGCCAGACGCCCTTTGCCGTCGACCGCACCTTCCGCGTCATGCAGTTCCTGTCCGCCTCGCTCTATTCGCTCGGCCACGGCGGCAACGACGCGCAGAAGACCATGGGCATCATCGCCGTACTGCTCTATTCGCAGGGCTATCTCGGCGGCGACTTCTACGTCCCCTTCTGGGTGGTGATCACCTGCCAGTCCGCCATGGCGCTCGGCACGCTGATGGGCGGCTGGCGCATCGTGCACACGATGGGCTCGAAGATCACCCGCCTCAACCCGATGCAGGGCTTCTGCGCCGAAACCGGTGGCGCGATCACCCTCTTCGCCGCGACATGGCTCGGCATCCCGGTCTCCACGACCCACACGATCACCGGCGCCATCATCGGCGTCGGCGCCGCCCGCCGCGTCTCGGCCGTCCGCTGGGGCATCGCCGGCAACATCGTCATCGCCTGGATCGTCACCCTGCCCTCGGCGGCAGCGATCTCGGCGCTGTTCTACTTCGCGGTGAACGCGGTTTCGGGCTGA